In one Buteo buteo chromosome 10, bButBut1.hap1.1, whole genome shotgun sequence genomic region, the following are encoded:
- the IFT25 gene encoding intraflagellar transport protein 25 homolog isoform X1, with the protein MKAADWCRSSAGAALVLATSSDEQHPAENVADGSSETFWTTTGMFPQELIIGFPKCVKISKVAIQCYLVRTLRIERSVSKDPVGFEQCIEKDLQHTEGQLQMEEFPLPDFQATYLRFIIKSAFDHFVSVHRVMAEGTAEDT; encoded by the exons ATGAAGGCCGCCGACTGGTGCCGGAGCTCGGCGGGGGCTGCCCTCGTCCTGGCCACCTCCAGCGACGAGCAGCACCCCGCCGAGAACGTAGCGGACGG AAGTTCGGAAACGTTTTGGACGACGACAGGCATGTTCCCACAGGAGTTGATTATCGGTTTTCCTAAATGTGTAAAAATCAGCAAAGTCGCAATCCAGTGTTATTTGG tgcGGACCTTAAGGATTGAAAGAAGTGTATCTAAAGACCCAGTAGGTTTTGAGCAGTGTATTGAAAAAG atCTGCAACACACAGAAGGACAGCTTCAAATGGAAGAATTTCCA cTTCCTGATTTCCAAGCCACTTACTTGCGTTTCATCATCAAATCTGCCTTTGATCATTTTGTGTCAGTGCACCGGGTGATGGCAGAGGGCACAGCAGAAGACACTTAA
- the LRRC42 gene encoding leucine-rich repeat-containing protein 42 isoform X2: MPRAVPAPAPAPARSRSPPPARLRPPPAGAAGWAAGAPSRGPADGASGRPLPGQNWMRGMSYCLHSESHLDTGPIYVRENGKLHVVNQGAGGIQNVTPKTRPFRLFSRGFSVELCMNREDDRARRQRTDHFIFTYTKEGNLRYSAKSLFSLVLGYISDNVDHIDSLIGFPEQIAEKLFSAAEARQKFTEPVTGLRALQKFTEAYGSLVLCSLCLRNRYLVISEKLEEIKSFRELTCLDLSCCKLGDEHELLEHLTKEALSSVKRLLLKDNSLSDAGLRRMTAPVRVLKKGLENLLVLDLSCNPKITDVGIGYLLSFKKLNCLDISGTGLKDVNAVIKRLQTQIGLIHSKVPLKEFDHSNCKTEGWAEQTVLQWEQAVMEAIKPQDNLRSRTAALHFYGKTRRIEEVVKCKLVEAETKASGNLQFYKEKVQNCHLPLKKEVAGSHELKNNKKRALAEQERERTSKQKHLCLTVEDWDLLNTY, encoded by the exons atgccccgcgccgtcccggccccggccccggccccggcccggtcccggtccccgcccccggcgcggctccgcccgccgcccgcgggcGCTGCGGGATGGGCGGCGGGAGCGCCGAGCCGCGGCCCGGCTGACGGCGCGTCGGGGCGGCCCCTCCCGGGGCAG AACTGGATGAGGGGAATGTCTTACTGTCTCCACTCAGAAAGCCATTTGGATACCGGGCCAATATATGTGCGTGAAAATGGGAAGCTGCACGTGGTAAATCAGGGTGCAGGCGGCATACAGAATGTCACTCCCAAAACAAGACCTTTTAGGCTGTTTTCCAGAGGATTTTCGGTGGAGCTTTGTATGAACAGGGAGGACGATAGGGCAAGGAGGCAGAGGACTGATCATTTCATCTTCACGTACACTAAGGAGGGGAACCTCCGGTACTCGGCCAAGTCTCTCTTCAGCCTAGTGCTGGGTTACATTTCTGACAATGTTGATCACATTGACTCGTTGATTGGTTTCCCAGAGCAGATTGCTGAAAAGCtcttttcagctgcagaagcaaGACAAAAGTTCACAGAACCAGTAACGGGACTGAGAGCTCTACAGAAGTTTACTGAAGCATATGGCAGTTTGGTGCTATGTTCGTTATGCTTGCGGAATAG atACCTGGTTATCTCTGAAAAGCTAGAAGAAATTAAGTCTTTCCGGGAGCTGACATGTTTGGATCTCTCCTGTTGTAAACTTGGAGATGAACATGAACTGCTGGAACACCTCACCAAAGAGGCTTTGTCTAG CGTAAAACGGCTTCTCCTGAAAGACAACTCTTTATCAGACGCAGGCCTTCGCAGAATGACAGCACCAGTACGAGTATTGAAAAAGGGACTCGAGAATCTTTTGGTATTAGACTTGTCTT GTAACCCTAAAATCACAGATGTGGGAATTGGATACcttctttctttcaagaaattGAATTGTTTGGACATTTCTGGGACAGGTCTCAAG GACGTTAATGCTGTCATTAAGCGGCTCCAAACGCAGATAGGCCTGATTCACTCAAAAGTGCCTCTGAAAGAATTTGATCATAGTAACTGCAAAACAGAGGGATGGGCAGAACAG ACAGTTTTGCAGTGGGAGCAGGCAGTTATGGAGGCCATCAAGCCACAAGACAACTTGAGATCcagaacagcagctctgcacttCT aTGGCAAGACACGCAGAATAGAGGAAGTAGTCAAATGCAAGCTGGTGGaggcagaaacaaaagcatctgGAAACTTGCAGTTTTATAAGGAAAAAGTTCAAAATTGCCATTTACCTTTGAAAAAGGAGGTAGCAGGCAGCCATGAattaaagaacaataaaaaaagagctttggctgaacaagagagagaaaggacttCCAAACAGAAGCATCTGTGCCTCACTGTGGAGGACTGGGATTTGTTAAATACCTACTGA
- the IFT25 gene encoding intraflagellar transport protein 25 homolog isoform X2: MKAADWCRSSAGAALVLATSSDEQHPAENVADGSSETFWTTTVRTLRIERSVSKDPVGFEQCIEKDLQHTEGQLQMEEFPLPDFQATYLRFIIKSAFDHFVSVHRVMAEGTAEDT, translated from the exons ATGAAGGCCGCCGACTGGTGCCGGAGCTCGGCGGGGGCTGCCCTCGTCCTGGCCACCTCCAGCGACGAGCAGCACCCCGCCGAGAACGTAGCGGACGG AAGTTCGGAAACGTTTTGGACGACGACAG tgcGGACCTTAAGGATTGAAAGAAGTGTATCTAAAGACCCAGTAGGTTTTGAGCAGTGTATTGAAAAAG atCTGCAACACACAGAAGGACAGCTTCAAATGGAAGAATTTCCA cTTCCTGATTTCCAAGCCACTTACTTGCGTTTCATCATCAAATCTGCCTTTGATCATTTTGTGTCAGTGCACCGGGTGATGGCAGAGGGCACAGCAGAAGACACTTAA
- the LRRC42 gene encoding leucine-rich repeat-containing protein 42 isoform X1, which produces MAGGTHPCSTQPVLPCAAGLRGRARGVEESRQASGSFLSRVFLCGCSLPVYGLFLQNWMRGMSYCLHSESHLDTGPIYVRENGKLHVVNQGAGGIQNVTPKTRPFRLFSRGFSVELCMNREDDRARRQRTDHFIFTYTKEGNLRYSAKSLFSLVLGYISDNVDHIDSLIGFPEQIAEKLFSAAEARQKFTEPVTGLRALQKFTEAYGSLVLCSLCLRNRYLVISEKLEEIKSFRELTCLDLSCCKLGDEHELLEHLTKEALSSVKRLLLKDNSLSDAGLRRMTAPVRVLKKGLENLLVLDLSCNPKITDVGIGYLLSFKKLNCLDISGTGLKDVNAVIKRLQTQIGLIHSKVPLKEFDHSNCKTEGWAEQTVLQWEQAVMEAIKPQDNLRSRTAALHFYGKTRRIEEVVKCKLVEAETKASGNLQFYKEKVQNCHLPLKKEVAGSHELKNNKKRALAEQERERTSKQKHLCLTVEDWDLLNTY; this is translated from the exons ATGGCAGGCGGCACACACCCCTGTTCCACGCAGCCTGTCCTTCCTTGCGCTGCGGGGTTACGTGGCCGTGCTCGGGGCGTTGAGGAGAGCCGCCAGGCTTCGGGGTCTTTCCTGAGTCGTGTTTTCCTCTGTGGCTGTTCTTTACCCGTCTACGGTTTGTTTTTGCAGAACTGGATGAGGGGAATGTCTTACTGTCTCCACTCAGAAAGCCATTTGGATACCGGGCCAATATATGTGCGTGAAAATGGGAAGCTGCACGTGGTAAATCAGGGTGCAGGCGGCATACAGAATGTCACTCCCAAAACAAGACCTTTTAGGCTGTTTTCCAGAGGATTTTCGGTGGAGCTTTGTATGAACAGGGAGGACGATAGGGCAAGGAGGCAGAGGACTGATCATTTCATCTTCACGTACACTAAGGAGGGGAACCTCCGGTACTCGGCCAAGTCTCTCTTCAGCCTAGTGCTGGGTTACATTTCTGACAATGTTGATCACATTGACTCGTTGATTGGTTTCCCAGAGCAGATTGCTGAAAAGCtcttttcagctgcagaagcaaGACAAAAGTTCACAGAACCAGTAACGGGACTGAGAGCTCTACAGAAGTTTACTGAAGCATATGGCAGTTTGGTGCTATGTTCGTTATGCTTGCGGAATAG atACCTGGTTATCTCTGAAAAGCTAGAAGAAATTAAGTCTTTCCGGGAGCTGACATGTTTGGATCTCTCCTGTTGTAAACTTGGAGATGAACATGAACTGCTGGAACACCTCACCAAAGAGGCTTTGTCTAG CGTAAAACGGCTTCTCCTGAAAGACAACTCTTTATCAGACGCAGGCCTTCGCAGAATGACAGCACCAGTACGAGTATTGAAAAAGGGACTCGAGAATCTTTTGGTATTAGACTTGTCTT GTAACCCTAAAATCACAGATGTGGGAATTGGATACcttctttctttcaagaaattGAATTGTTTGGACATTTCTGGGACAGGTCTCAAG GACGTTAATGCTGTCATTAAGCGGCTCCAAACGCAGATAGGCCTGATTCACTCAAAAGTGCCTCTGAAAGAATTTGATCATAGTAACTGCAAAACAGAGGGATGGGCAGAACAG ACAGTTTTGCAGTGGGAGCAGGCAGTTATGGAGGCCATCAAGCCACAAGACAACTTGAGATCcagaacagcagctctgcacttCT aTGGCAAGACACGCAGAATAGAGGAAGTAGTCAAATGCAAGCTGGTGGaggcagaaacaaaagcatctgGAAACTTGCAGTTTTATAAGGAAAAAGTTCAAAATTGCCATTTACCTTTGAAAAAGGAGGTAGCAGGCAGCCATGAattaaagaacaataaaaaaagagctttggctgaacaagagagagaaaggacttCCAAACAGAAGCATCTGTGCCTCACTGTGGAGGACTGGGATTTGTTAAATACCTACTGA